The genomic DNA GGTTTGTTTTCCACAGTACTTCTCCAGAACTGACCGGGTTCTAAAGCACAGGCGCATGTGCCatgagatgaaggagaggaaagCCCACAAGGCTGCAGcagtggggaaagatggaggaCTCCTGCGCAACACAGAATCTCTGGGCTTTTCCTTCTCTGCCAAAGAGTGCTCGCTGCCCAAGAAAAAACGCTTGAAGACTTCAGACAAGTCTCAATGCTCAGCTGCTGTCACTGAAGACATTTCCACGGTCGCTTCTCTTGGCACCATGGATAAGGAGGTGGAGCAAAGACCGAACAAAATCGAATGTCTACCTCTCTATGCAGTTACCTCCAAGGCGGTCAAAGATGAGTATGTGGTGGCAGATTATTCTGTGGAGCTTCCAGACTCGTCCGGCGAGCAGCATTTGGGGCTGGGTGGGGAGAATCTCTCCTCTGAGGAGATTCATCCTCCCAAGCTGGTCCTTAAGAAGGTCCCCAAGAGGAGTTTGAAGCAACCAACTGAACCCGAACCACCTGTGAGTCTGTCCCCTTTGTCCTCTTTTGAAGATGGCAAAATCACCAGGTACACGTTTGAGATCGTGGACAAACAAGGTCTTCTGGATGTGGATGTGGCCAATTCTGACCTGGAGCCAGTAGATGCTCTCCAAGGAGGACAGACGAAACCAGCATCCAGCAGCACAAACTACGATGATGCAGTGCAGTTCCTGAAGAAGAAGAGGTATCTCCAGCAGGCCACTTTGTCCAACAACCGCAATTATGCCCTGAATGTAAGCAGCATCACGTCCCAGCCTTCCATTAGACAAGCCGCAGTGGCCACTGTCATCGACGAAACTGTTCCCGCCACCATCTTGGAACCCCAGCCGTTGAGCATCGAGATCAAGTCCAACCACGACAAGAACGTTCTCCCGGATGAGGTTCTCCAGACTCTCCTGGACCACTACTCAAACAAGGCCAATGGGCAACCTGATATCTCTTTCAGTGTGGCTGACACGGAGGTGACCTCCAGCATCTCCATCAACTCCTCGGATGTGTCTGAGGCCAGCCCGGTAGAGAGCCTGGGAGGTAACCCTCAAGCCCCACCAGCAGAGAAGTCTAGCCTCCTGCATGAGTACTCAAAGTTCCTTCAGCAAGCACTGGAGAGGACCAGCCAGAATGATAGCTACTTGAGCAGCCAGAGTCTTACCTTTGTCACCGAGAGCCCCAGTCTCTCCAACCAGCCTCTGTTCTCCACAGAGAAACAGAACCCTTCCCCCAGCAGGTTTACCACTGGTAGGTCAGGGATGAACTCTCCACTACGCTCTACCTTGGAGAAACCCCATTTTGGACTACTTGTAGGGGATTCCCAGCACTCTTTCTCATTTTCAGGGGACGAAACGACCCCCTCAGCTGTGTCGCCAACCGAAGACTTTCTGGAGGAAGTTGCATCCTCGAAAAAGACTGATGCTCAAGGGTTGCATCAGACTTTTCAAATCAGCACCTTCGATCAGAACTTCCGGTCACAGTTCCAGGCCTCGTCACGTTCTGGAATCACCTCCCAATTTACTATTGCCAATGGACAAGTCAGTCTGCGAAGTCATGGAACAGACTTCTCTGAATTCTCCCTTGAGACGAGGTCTCAATTGAACTCTTCCCCTGATGCTACAACAAGGAGTCAAACGTTTGGTTGagggtattttttatttatttctgcGATCATTTTGGAAGGCACTTTCATATACCCATCCTCTGTTCTGCCAAAATAGGTTTCACTGCAAAGGTGGCTGTTGCTCAAAGCATTtgtgataaatatatatatatatatatatacttttctgTTAGATGGTCCATTTTGGTAATCATTAAAATAGGGGGGTATCTGTATGAGAAGCACTTTCCCATATGTAATTGGGTTGCGGGGGGAAAAGCACTCATGGGGTTTATTAGATTGTAAATTAAGAAATGTAAGCTACAAAGGTGTAATGAAAAGGATTTGGTTGCATAGTAATAACTCTTACATTATAATTATTTCTCTGTTTTCATTTTCTAATCGACTTTAATCATGTTTCTTCCACCTTTTTCTTTCTTTAACTCTCATCAGATATCTGGGTCTGTATTTATAAAGCATCTCGGAGtagtagtgctgatctaggatcagcttttcCTTTTAGATCATCATGAATAAGACTGTATGGATGGGGGGTTGCCTGGCTACCAATCAACATCACTTGCCTCCCCCAATGATTTGTAGAATGCAAGCACATTCTGACCTATCTAATTCGTCCCAGAAACCAATTAGTTGTTCTAGGGCCAGCCAACGTGACGTTATCAACTGTGATACTCTGATTAGATTTGTTAGATGACCCAATTGCCATTGAATTTGTTTTGTACAACTCCCTTCATTTTGAAGTCGCACAAACAACTTCTAGGATTGTAGGTTTCGGACAGAATGTATGTAGCGATCGATAGGGCAGCGGAAATACATTTGGGGTGAGTCGTTAAGCAAGgtggctgatcctagatcagcactcttactctgaGGCCCTATGAATACGGGGCCTGTTACCGTAGGCCATGTCAATATAACAGTTCTGAGATTCTTCTAAAGTCTTGCTATATAACTGCTGAATGTAGTGTTGTCCACTTGTTGATAATGTACAGTATACCTGCTGTAAGACCTTTTCGTTTCAGTTTATCTGAACAGAATTCATTTCAAATTCATGTAAAGAATGTTTTTTTCAGTTGCTTGCTAAATTCCTTTTTCATGGTGTGTAGCCTGAAATATGATTTTATTTGTATTTGATCTTTTGATTTAATAAGTCTTAGTTTAAAGTCACTTGATTCAAAGCTCTCCCCTGGAAGAAATGTATGGTGGTTGGTGTGGAATGAagtacactacataaccaaaagtatgtggacacctgctcatcaaacatctaattccaaaatcctgtgcattaatatggaatttgtcccccctttgctgctataacagccttatGGGAAGGTTTTCTACTaaatgctggaacattgctgcagggacttggttccattcagccacgactatcagtgaggttgggtgattaggcctgactcgcagttgggtttccaattcatcccaaaggtgtgcgatggggttgaggtcagggctctgcaggccagtcaagttcttccacaacgatcttgacaaaccatttttgtatggacctcgctttgtgcacggggataTTGTtatgctaaaacaggaaagggctttccccaaactgttgccacaaagttggaagtacagaattgtctagaatgtcattgtatgctgtagtctTAAGTTTTCCCTACAGTAAAGGACCTActctgaaccatgaaaaacagactgggatcattattcctccatcaaactttacatttggcatTATGCATTGGGGCCGGTAGCGTACTCCTGGTatcagccaaacccagatttgtccgtcggactgccataTGGTaaaacgtgattcatcactccagagaacgcattttcACTGCCCgagagtccaatggcggctagctttacaccactccagccaacgcttggcattgcgtatggtgttctaaggcttgtgtgtggctgctcggccatgggaaAGTATTTCATGACGCTCCTGACAAACAAACCATTTTTGTGCTGATgtttcttccagaggcagtttggaactcggtagtgagtgtcaATGTTTGTCTGTAGAGATTCCATGGCTGTGTGCTAGATTTTATACACTTGTCCGCAAcatgtgtggctgaaatagcccaaTCCACCAATTTataggggtgtccacatacttttgtgtctGTATATAGTGTATGCCATTCTTCATCCAAATCAATAGTACTTGATAGAAATAGGTTGGTCTTGACCATTCTAAATAATCTAAAGATACTAAACAAATGTAATTTGTCTGAATATTAAATTATGTTTGCACAATGTACCTTAAGTGAGGTTAATTGTTGATCTTTTTAGGGTTTAGATCATGGTTCAAATGAGAACCTAAATGCTTTGTTATTTGTCATCAAAATGTTATACAGTTATGTTGCATGCAGTTATTGGGAAACAAATCATGGTTCATTACAGATGTATCAATCTAAGCAGTCACTGGAGACTTAAGTCTCTCTAGAAGGTTTTGGTAGTCTTACGGCTGTTTTCCCAGTAGCAAGTGAAGACTACAAGGGGAAAAATCCATGAGTAGAGTGGGAAATTACCCTGTAAAGTTATATCAAATAATCATTGTGTTCTGTACACACTTTATTACGGGTGAATGTATGTCAGCGTAAGTAGGTTTCCATCCAgttggtgacagattttcatgcgaatattctgAACTCTGCATtaaaaacaatatgcacattttcccaccggAGATGTTTACAACTAATTAACTTGTTgtggataaaaggctgtgcgtgatgacgtcgtccccataACTTTTGAGATTAATTTAAAAATCGCGTTTTCAACTCTTTGTTTTGTCCCACCCAAATGTTATTATATAGGGAATGTTCCAACTCTGGTCTTTGCATGTGTTTtctatagccaacagctcgcagacaCATCTACATGATGAAattatggataagagcgagaATATTTGTTAAATGGCGGCCAAGCATAGATCATCATGTCACTAGAATAAGACACTCAATATATTTTTTGGAAAACAACGTCAAGCTTGCACTTTCACCATCCTGTTAagttcataacttatttcatctgtagcctaataaactgcatgctttcccgacGAGTCgaagtgggaggaccacacaccatatcatgtACTGAAACTTCTGCTTTCCATCACAACTATCGTGATTATTTTATACGTTTTGACTTTACTCACAAAAAAACTGTTGCTGGAAACTTGATTTGTTTTTGTAAGAGAATTGCCCATTCCGCAGTACTTTATATCCTACATTGCACATATAGTTGTAAGAGATTCAAGTTTGTCTTTCATTTAGGCTCCTCTCCTGGAAAATATCTGTTTTAGTTGTCATCAGTgcctttttaaaaatatttccaGCCATCCCCATATGTTTCATAGTCATTTTTGGTGACTGTCAATGAAATATACTAGCCCCATCTGCACTTTCTGAAACAAACCCAATTTAATGTTAAAGTGGAAAGTGGAACTTTCTGCTCTTTAAAAGGACGTCCCTTTCAAACATTTTACCCCTCTGGCTATTACAGCAAAGACTGACCACTGGCATCTCTTCCGATTTTCTATCTTTTGTAGCACAGATATGATAAAACATTTATCTACAGGTAATTGATTGTTAGGGTGTTTTTATCTGTGTGCTCTCACATTAGCAAAAGTGCTAGGATGGCTTTTAGTGGCCAAGAAAGTTCAGAAAATTAAGATTTGAATTGCACGATGACATTTTAAGTGAATGGTTATTTCTTTATAGCTATTACTGTATTACACACTGCCTAACTTTCTGAATAGTTGTGCATATTTGGCAGAGGTTACAGAAAAGGTTTGAGATATATTTTGTTGAGTCTCTCTTGCATTGTTGGGTTTCTATTGTATTTGTTGTAACAGATTGATATAATTGTTGCATGTGAAGCGAAACACAATAACAGCCACTTTTGAAAGTGACCTTGACAAAATGAAATGGTTTGAAAATATTTTTCTTGTTATATTGCCTAAGTCATTTCGGACTTGCTATTTTGTCTTGCATTATGTCTTTCTTTTTGTGCTTTGTTGTTCATGTCTTTTAAAGTTAAATGGTTTTGCTTATAGAATTGATAGCTACCGTCATGTTAGTTATATTATGTCAACATAGTGTTTTACATCAAATGCTAGCTCTCACTTGTTACATTTCTACTGACAATCAGGGACAAATAATACCCTCGTTCTGGATTCAACAGCTACTAAACTTTACTCTGTAAACATTCCCTCTGTAGAATGTATAGATAGTTGGTATCTCTGCTGTAAATAAGTAGAATATCTTTGGCTTGTGTATTTTCAGTTCTGGACAACCTGGTGGTTGTAGCTACAGTGAGGACTGGTGTACAATGTTTTATGGAGCCACTTTTCATTAGATTTTCAATGCAGTTTAATGTTTGTCACTTCATGTTCTGTGAAACCATAGGTTTTTTCcacctatttttttattttatttccctCATTAGTGATTTGACCAGCTATGATTTGACTCGCAGTAATTAAAGTCCGCCCATCCTTACATGAAATAATAGTTCCAGTATTGTAGTGTGGACTGGACTGTCAGTTTGAAGAATACCTGGGGCATCATCCTCGTAAATTCATCAACAATTGATTATTCAATGTTGTGGCATATAACTGAAATGTTGACCTGTAGTCAGTCATGAGATGTGAAAAATGTTTTAATTTGAgtttttttcatttcatttttgGCTCCGTTATCTGATTGTATGGGTTTAAGTTTTCATCTAAACCTACTGTACACCGGTGAAAGAAAGCACTTTCAAAAGCACGGTGTATAGTTGTATGTGTATTTTTCCACGACTATCTTAGATTTGAACTTACAGTATAAGTTTGAGACCCAAAATGTTCCTTCTTCAACTGCATACCGAGGGAACTGAAAAGATTCCTCATGGTTGTGAAAAAGCAACCCATTTTTGGGACAGTTCCACCACGTACAGTAACCCCCTATCCATAAACTGACCATAAGTGTCCTTGTATAAGCTGGGAAAAAATGAAACCATCAGATTGGGGGGAAAAGTATAAATGTTAAACTTTTTGATAGATGCTTTCTTCTATTTTTGAAAAATATGTTGCTTGTAAAAAGGCTCTGAAGTATGTATGTCATATAGTCATTATTGCAGACAGTCCTCAGTTAATATTTTGGATATGTTGAGCTTCTTTGGCAGTTGTGGACAAGAGCTTCTTCCTTTGAGACGGAGTTATTTTGACTCAGATCTTCTATCATTGAGCTACAGAAGGTAGGATAGTAAACTCATTGTTAGTCAAGTTATGATGAATTATTATATTTCACAGATGGTTGATCAAAAGCAAGATGTTGATTTGCATGGTCTTTTAGTTGTCGATTCGATTGAACTGGATATTATATGTAATGTACTGCTTTAATTGTAGCTTATTTTATTTCAGTAAAGTTCTATTAGATTTATGCAATATATTATATGGACTTGTGAAAAATCTGATTCTTCAATTGTTGGTTTTTGATTCTTTATCATGTCCttccaaataaaaataattatccatacagtaggcctactggTTTCTTGGAAGTATAATAATTATATAATTGTTCTTTATAGGTATATATTAATATTGTTTATTGAAGAAATGCTTTGATATTGATTTGGTTATTTTCCATCATGAGGCATATAAAATACACAAATTACACTTCTAAATTTGATATGTTATTAAAACCCAATTCCTGACAACTGCCCATTTGAAGGTTAGTTACAACTAACAAAGGACTTTAATATTATTAAATAATACTAACAAAGGACTTTAATATTATTAAATAATACTAACAAAGGACTAGCCTAGCTGTATCTTTTTGGAACAGAGCAACACACCTTTAAATTGTCATTGGTCAAAACcaaaatgtacagtgcatttggaaagtatttttTTGCAAAGTAGTTTGTTATGTTAgtcttattttaaaattgattaaataaaaaatgcatcaatatacacacactaccctttaatgacaaagtgaaaacaggtttttagaaatgttagatAATTTATCAAAAATAACAAACGGAAATgcattatttacataactattcagaccctttgtcatgagacttgaaattgagctcaggtgcatcctgtttccagtgatcatctttgagatgtctcaacaacttaattggagtctacctacaaaaaaaacctgacgttttcatcttttgagcttctagtcatgaaatctatgcagcctactcaatcactttttatagctactgtttacaggcctcctgggccatatacagcgttcctcactgagttccctgaactcctatcggaccttgtactcatggcagataatattaacatttttggtgactttaatattcacatgaaaaattacacagacccactccaaaaggctttcggagccatcatcgactcaatgggttttgtccaacatatctctggacctactcactgccacagtcatactctggacctagttttatcccgtggaataaatgttgtggatcctaaagtttttcctcataatcctgaactatcggaccaccattttaatacgtttgcaatcgcaacaaataatctgctcagaccccaaccaaggatcatcaaatgccgtgctataaattctcggacaacccaaagattcctagatgtccttccagactccctccgcctacccaaggacgtcagagtacaaaaatcagttaatcACCTAGCTGAGGAACTCAAGttaaccttgcacaatacccttgatgcagtcgcacccctaaaaaccaaaaacatttgtcataagaaactagctccctggtatacagaaaatacccgagctctgaagcattcttccagaaaattggaacggataTGGCGCCataccaaactggaagtcttatgactagcttggaaagacagtactgtgccgTATCAAAGAGCCCTCACCGCTGCTCGATCACGCtattttccaacttaattgaagaaaataagaacaatcctacaTTTATTTTTTCTACTGTCGCAAAggtaactaaaaagcagcattccccaagagaggattgctttcacttcagcagtgataaattaatgaacttctttgaggaaaagataattattagaaagcaaataatggactcctctttaaatctgcgtattcctccaaagctcagttgtcccgagtctgcacaactctgccaggacctaggatcaagggagacactcaagtgttttagtactatatctcttgacacaatgatgaaaataatcatggcctctaaaccttgaagctgcatactggaccctattccaactaaactactgaaagagctgcttcctgtgcttggccctcctatgttgaacataataaacgtctctcaaTCCATCGGATGTGTatcaaactcactaaaagtggcagtaataaagccaaAAGTcaaaaccttgacccagaaaatataagaAACTATCGGCCTATttcaaatctcccattcctctcgaaaattttagaaaaagctgtttcgcagcaactcactgccttcctgaagacaaacaatgtatacgaaatgcttcagtctggttttagatccCATCGTAGCACTGATACTGCACttatgaaggtggtaaatgaccttttaatggcatcagaccaaggctctgcatctgtcctcgtgctcctagaccttagtgctgcttttgataccatcgatcaccacattcttttagagagattggaaacccaaattggtctacacggaaaAGTTCTGGCCTGgcttagatcttatctgtcggaaagttatcagtttgtctctgtggatggtttgtcttctgacaaatcaactgtaaatgttggtgttcctcaaggttcagttttaggaccactattgttttcactatatattttacctcttggtgatgtcattcagaaacataatgttaactttcactgctatgcggatgacacacagccctacatttcgatgaaacatggtgaagccccaaaattgccctcgctggaagcctgtgtttccgacataaggaagtggatggctgcaaatgttctacttttaaactctgacaaaacagagatgcttgttctaggtcccaagaaacaaagagatcttcagTTGAATCTGataattaatcttgatggttctacagtcgtctcaaataaaactgtgaaggacctcggcgttactctggaccctgatctctctttcgacgaacatatcaagactgtttcatggacagcttttttccatctacgtaacattgcaaaaatcagaaactttctgtccaaaaaggatgcagaaaaatgtatccatgcttttgtcacttcttgattagactactgcaatgctctactttccggcttcctggataaagcactaaccaaacttcagttagtgctgaacacggctgctagaatcttgactagaaccccaaaatttgatcatattacttcCTGTTAAggaaagggctgatttcaaggttttaatgctaacctacaaagcattacatgggcttgctcctacctatcgttccgatttggtcctgccgtacatacctacacgtacgctacggtcacgagacacaggcctcctaactgtccctagattttctaagcaaacagctggaggcagggctttctcctatagagctccatttttatggaatggcctGCCTACcgatgtgagagacgcagactcggtctcaacctttatgtctttattgaagactcatctcttcagtaggtcctatgattgcgTGTAGTCTGGCCcgggggtgtgaaggtgaacggaaaggcactggagcaactaaccacccttgctgtctctgcctggcggttcccctctctccacagggattctctgcctctaaccctattacaggtgctgagtcactggcttactggtgctgctcttccatgccgtccctaggaagggtgcatcacttgagtgggttgagtcactggcgtgatcgtcctgtctg from Oncorhynchus keta strain PuntledgeMale-10-30-2019 chromosome 7, Oket_V2, whole genome shotgun sequence includes the following:
- the LOC118386323 gene encoding zinc finger protein 148-like, with product MNIDDKLEGMLLKCGGGVDESVGLGGGGPVVMTLGERGLDHHPLLADDDEDDDDDLTGVSMVSHDLIPTDEMVVHEETVNGREWGMNQRLSHKLPVSIKQELKLTSDQLMLGKKERKPRDLTECHKKKKRKQRSPAKILTINEDGSLGLQSPKCHVCVHCNAAFRTNYHLQRHVFIHTGEKPFQCSQCDMRFIQKYLLQRHEKIHTGEKPFRCEECGMRFIQKYHMERHRRTHSGEKPYQCDYCHQYFSRTDRVLKHRRMCHEMKERKAHKAAAVGKDGGLLRNTESLGFSFSAKECSLPKKKRLKTSDKSQCSAAVTEDISTVASLGTMDKEVEQRPNKIECLPLYAVTSKAVKDEYVVADYSVELPDSSGEQHLGLGGENLSSEEIHPPKLVLKKVPKRSLKQPTEPEPPVSLSPLSSFEDGKITRYTFEIVDKQGLLDVDVANSDLEPVDALQGGQTKPASSSTNYDDAVQFLKKKRYLQQATLSNNRNYALNVSSITSQPSIRQAAVATVIDETVPATILEPQPLSIEIKSNHDKNVLPDEVLQTLLDHYSNKANGQPDISFSVADTEVTSSISINSSDVSEASPVESLGGNPQAPPAEKSSLLHEYSKFLQQALERTSQNDSYLSSQSLTFVTESPSLSNQPLFSTEKQNPSPSRFTTGRSGMNSPLRSTLEKPHFGLLVGDSQHSFSFSGDETTPSAVSPTEDFLEEVASSKKTDAQGLHQTFQISTFDQNFRSQFQASSRSGITSQFTIANGQVSLRSHGTDFSEFSLETRSQLNSSPDATTRSQTFG